One window from the genome of Phocoena phocoena chromosome 15, mPhoPho1.1, whole genome shotgun sequence encodes:
- the GPER1 gene encoding G-protein coupled estrogen receptor 1, with protein sequence METPPGASNGSSSGLGLPRALANSSAALSEQQQRAVGLFLSCLYTIFLFPIGFAGNLLILVVNIRFREKMTIPDLYFTNLAAADLVLVADSLIEVFNLDEQYYDITALCTFMSLFLQVNMYSSVFFLTWMSFDRYLALAKATRCGPFRTKPRARLSCGLIWMASVSATLVPFTAVHLQHSEDVCFCFADVREVQWLEVTLGFVVPFAIIGLCYSLIVRVLVTAHRHHGLRPRRQKALRMILAVVLVFFVCWLPENVFISVHLLQRAPPGAGPCQRSPRHAHPLAGHVVNLAAFSNSCLNPLVYSFLGETFRDKLRLYLEQKTSLSALNRFCHAALKAAVPDSTEQAEVKFSSAV encoded by the coding sequence ATGGAGACGCCGCCGGGCGCCTCCAACGGCTCCTCCAGCGGCCTCGGCCTGCCCCGCGCGCTGGCCAACAGCTCGGCCGCGCTCTCAGAGCAGCAGCAGCGCGCCGTCGGGctcttcctgtcctgcctctacaCCATCTTCCTCTTCCCCATCGGCTTCGCGGGCAACCTCCTGATCCTGGTGGTGAACATCCGCTTCCGGGAGAAGATGACCATCCCCGACCTGTACTTCACCAACCTGGCGGCCGCGGACCTCGTCCTGGTGGCAGACTCGCTGATCGAGGTGTTCAACCTGGACGAGCAGTACTACGACATCACCGCACTCTGCACCTTCATGTCGCTCTTCCTGCAGGTCAACATGTACAGCAGCGTCTTCTTCCTCACCTGGATGAGCTTCGACCGCTACCTGGCCCTGGCCAAGGCCACGCGCTGCGGCCCGTTCCGCACCAAGCCCCGCGCGCGGCTGAGCTGCGGCCTCATCTGGATGGCCTCCGTGTCCGCCACCCTGGTGCCCTTCACCGCCGTGCACCTGCAGCACAGCGAGGACGTCTGCTTCTGCTTTGCGGACGTCAGGGAGGTGCAGTGGCTGGAGGTCACGCTGGGCTTCGTGGTCCCCTTCGCCATCATCGGCCTCTGCTACTCGCTCATCGTCAGGGTCCTGGTGACGGCGCACCGGCACCACGGCCTTCGCCCGCGGAGGCAGAAGGCTCTGCGCATGATCCTGGCCGTGGTGCTGGTCTTCTTCGTGTGCTGGCTGCCCGAGAACGTCTTCATCAGCGTGCACCTGCTGCAGCGTGCGCCGCCCGGGGCCGGACCCTGCCAGAGGTCCCCCCGCCACGCGCACCCGCTGGCCGGCCACGTGGTCAACCTGGCCGCCTTCTCCAACAGCTGCCTCAACCCCCTGGTCTACAGCTTCCTCGGGGAGACCTTCCGAGACAAGCTGCGGCTCTACCTGGAGCAGAAGACCAGCCTGTCCGCCCTGAACCGCTTCTGCCACGCGGCCCTCAAGGCGGCGGTCCCGGACAGCACCGAGCAGGCCGAGGTGAAGTTCAGCAGTGCCGTgtag
- the GPR146 gene encoding probable G-protein coupled receptor 146, with translation MWSCPLNGTGGEDQLPCQHVQRALSALSLLYLLVGVPLGLGYNALLLLVNLHDPGGMTMPDVYFANMAAAGLVLGALAPAHLLGPGAAGWAVWDAGSEVHVTLLVLFNVAALVTLYSTALLALDCYIERALPRTYMSSVYNTRHVCGFVWGGALLTGFSSLLFYICGHVAARLAECSQVRHTEAADAIMLLSGYLVPVLAVLYALVLLARIRKEDTPLDRDAGQPDPSAHRLLVATVCAQFGLWTPHYLTLLGRTVLAARGRPADGHHLGALLLAKDLSRFLAFASSAVVPLLYRHMDRNFPGKLRRLMKKLQRGHQSCSLDEAGAQPVMA, from the coding sequence ATGTGGAGCTGCCCACTCAACGGCACGGGCGGCGAGGACCAGCTCCCCTGCCAGCATGTCCAGCGGGCCCTGTCCGCCCTCTCGCTGCTCTACCTGCTTGTCGGCGTCCCCCTCGGCCTCGGCTACAACGCCCTGCTGCTGCTGGTCAACCTGCACGACCCGGGCGGTATGACCATGCCCGACGTCTACTTCGCCAACATGGCCGCGGCCGGCCTGGTCCTCGGCGCCCTGGCGCCTGCGCACCTGCTGGGCCCCGGCGCTGCCGGCTGGGCCGTGTGGGACGCGGGCAGCGAGGTCCACGTCACGCTGCTGGTGCTGTTCAACGTGGCGGCGCTGGTGACCCTGTACTCCACGGCGCTGCTGGCCCTCGACTGCTACATCGAGCGGGCGCTGCCGCGCACCTACATGTCGAGTGTCTACAACACCAGGCACGTGTGCGGCTTCGTGTGGGGCGGTGCCCTGCTCACCggcttctcctccctgctcttcTACATCTGCGGCCACGTGGCTGCCAGGCTGGCCGAGTGCTCCCAGGTGCGGCACACGGAGGCGGCCGACGCCATCATGCTGCTCAGCGGGTACCTGGTGCCCGTCCTGGCCGTGCTGTACGCGCTCGTGCTCCTCGCGCGGATCCGGAAGGAGGACACGCCACTCGACCGGGATGCGGGCCAGCCGGACCCCTCGGCGCACAGGCTGCTGGTGGCCACCGTGTGTGCACAGTTCGGGCTCTGGACGCCCCACTACCTGACGCTCCTGGGGCGCACGGTCCTGGCTGCGCGGGGGAGGCCAGCGGACGGGCACCACCTGGGGGCGCTGCTCCTCGCCAAGGACCTGTCCAGGTTCCTGGCCTTCGCCAGCAGCGCTGTGGTGCCGCTTCTTTACCGCCACATGGACAGAAACTTCCCCGGCAAACTCCGGCGGCTGATGAAGAAGCTGCAACGTGGGCACCAGAGCTGCTCCTTGGACGAAGCGGGGGCACAGCCGGTGATGGCGTAG